From the genome of Gammaproteobacteria bacterium:
GTCCAAGCCGACTATCGCCAATGCCACGTTCTACGGTGTGGTGGGCGGCTCGGACCCGGCCGCTATGCACAACATGAAGGCCGGCTCCGGCGGCTTCTTCCACAACTCCATCATGCTCGCCGACACCGATGCCACGGCCTACAAGGCCTGCGTCTTCGTCAACGGCAGCAGCGCGCAGTTGAACCAGAACACCTCGCTGGTCTATGACAACGTGATGGTGTCTTGTGGATCGGTCGGCGCCAGCAGCTTCGACGCGACCACCGGTGATCCGGTCACGACGAACTTCACGCTGAACGCAGGTGGTTTCATCGAGGCCGATCCGGACCTCACCGAGAGCTATGTCCCACAGGCGGCCGAAGCTTCTCTGGCGGCGCCAATCGATTGGACTGCAGTGCTCGGCACCTACCCGGAGAGCACAGCGATTCCGGACTATCTCGACGCGACCGATTACCTTGGTGCGGTCGATCCGGACGCCACCTCGCTGTGGTTCGAAGGCTGGACCATCGAAGGATCGCTGTAAGCGACCAGCTGCAATCGGACTTCGGTTCAAAAACAAAGACGGCCGCATTTGCGGCCGTCTTTTTTGTTGCCTGCGAAACGAGAAGCGACGGGCCTTACACTCAATCTGATCGATATCGGAGCGTCGTTCCCGACCGCGCCACCCCGGACAAGCCGCAGGCTTGATCCGGAATCCACGTGAGGTTCCGCAGGCCCGAGCCGGCCCAAGCCACTCCGGGCCGAGATCGAACTCTGGTTTCGTCAGCTCAGTGGTCGACGCGCTTCGGATAGTCGTAGTCGACAACCCGTCCGCCGTCTGCGGCGACGGCGCTCCAGTTGGCGCCGTCCAGTGCCAGACGTGTGACGGCGCAGGTCGGTACGTCCGCCGGCAGTACACCACCAGCGTCCCGCGCCAGCGCATGCTGCAATTCGCTGAAACCGGGGTTATGCCCGAACAACACCACGTTCGCGCAATCGGCGGGCAATTCGCGCACCACCGTCAGCAACATGGGCAACGCGGCTTCATAGATGCGTGCTTCTTCCACGATCCGCGCCGTATCGAGCCCAAGCACGTCCGCGAAAATCCGCGCGGTGGTGAGGGCGCGCCGCGCCGGGGAGCTGACGATCAACTGGGGTGGCGTATATCGCTGGCGCCAGCGTTCGGCCATTTCCGGAGCATCGCGCAGACCGCGTGCGCTCAGCGGGCGTTCGAAATCACTCAGCGTGCCATCGCCCCAATCGGACTTGGCGTGACGAACCAGTGTCAGTTGCAGACTCATGTTTCGGTGGAACCCCGTGCAGGCAGATAGATGTCATAGCGGGCCTGTGAGCCCGTGATGCGGAAATTGGGTGCGGCATTCGCAAGCGGCGGCGCCTTGAGCGGCCGTTTGACAACGACGCGCCGTGTCGCGCAGGCCAGAGCGGCGGGCAGCAGCGCATCCGCATCCTCGTCGCCGCCACTGAGCGCGCGCAGAACCTGCATTTCCTTCTTGGCCAAGGCCTGCTTGCCGCTGTGGGGATACATGGGATCGATCAGGACGACGTCCGCGGTGGCCGGGTGTGCGTGCAGCCACTCCACGGCTTCAGTGGCGAAAAGCCGCATGCGGGAAATGGCCGGGTCGTCCGGAACACGTTGCAAGGCATCGGCCAGCAGCGCCGCGGTTTGTTCGCATCGTTCCAGCAGGGTGAGCTCGGCACCCAGTGAAGCAAGCACGTAGGCATCGCGGCCAAGGCCGGCGGTGGCGTCCACGATGCTGGTCCGCGGGTACTTGTGCAGCCCGACCGCGCGCGCCAGCAACTGTCGCTTTCCGCCACGAATGCGGCGCCGAACATCGTCGGAAGCCCAGTCCACACCGATCGGAGCATAGTTCGGCAGGTGTTCGGCGCGTAGCACCAAGCGGTCCCGATCCTGTTCGAGTCGGAAGGAAGCTGCTTGCGGCAGTGGGGGATCGGCTCGCGTAGACATCTTCGTGGCATGGATCGCAGACCAGGATGGTAGCAGCCTCCGCTACACTGCCGGCCAGCCGCCGGATTGGAAGTTTTACGTCACCGGCGCCGCCAACCAACCATTTCTCCTGCTCTTGAACGCGAAGGAACTTGAAAGAAGGCTGCGAGCCGCACTCGCCGACACGGAGTCCAGGGCGCCACGCCGCCGAGCGCGGGAAATGGACTCTCCCGTGGTGCGCAAATGGTTCGAGCAGCAGACGCGGGGCGTGCTGAGGCCGTCTGCCGTACTCGTACCGATCATGCGTCGTGAGCGTGAGCTGACGGTACTGCTGACCCGTCGCGCGGATCACTTGCGGTCGCACCAGGGGCAGGTGAGCTTTCCGGGGGGGCGCAGCGAGCCGGACGACGCCTCGGCGGCCGCGACCGCGCTTCGCGAGGCCTGGGAGGAAGTCGGCCTGCGTCCGGAGGCGGTGGAGATCTGCGGTTATCTGGACGACTATCCGACACTGACACGCTTCATTGTGACGCCGGTCGTGGGATTAGTGGATGATGTGCCGACGCTGCGGCACGATCCGGCCGAAGTCGCCGAAGTGTTTGAAGTGCCGCTTCGGCTGCTGATGGAACCTGGACGGTTTGAGCGCCATGTCCTGACCCGTGATGGTCTGCAGCTACCGTTCGTTCAGGTGCGCTACGAGGGACAGAAAATCTGGGGGGCGACCGCGGCAATGTTGCGCGATCTGATCTCCCGGCTGGAGAGTGTGACGGCATGAATGGCAAGAACGTTGTTCTGCAGCATGCGTTGAATCTGCAGCTGGACGCGGCGGCGGACGGCTTCGACTGGCCCGAGGCGCTGGATCTGTTCGACAAGATCGCCGAGGAACTGGGGGAATTGCGCGTGGAACTCGAGTCCGAGTCTATGGATGTCGTTCGCACGCTCGACGAACTGGGAGACGTATTGTTCTGCGTGGTCAATCTGGCGCGAAAGCTACAGCTTGATCCTAGCGAAGCGCTCGCGGTCGCCAATCGAAAGTTCGAGCGGCGCTATGGGCACGTGCGCAAATATCTGCACGAGCTTCCGGCCGTCGGCAATCCGGCGCGTCTGGCGGGTATGGAAGCGCGTTGGCAAGAGGCGAAGACTAAGGAGAAACACGGGGAACTAGAGTGAATTTTACCCACTCGCGAGCCGAAGATGGACTGGGCATGATGACTGGGGCACCCGCGTGAATCCTCCTACAACGCACGACGACGGCGGAACAGGCTTTCCGCAACTTGAGAATTTCCGCTATTTGCCTGAAATCAATACCTTCACGCACCTAGTTCACTTGGATAGAATCGAACGAAGCGTAAGCCTTTCAGGCTCCGAATAATCTGGGACCATGCCGGACACGATTCAATGAGCGATATCGAGCAGACGAGCCTGCTGTATTACCAGTCCTCGGACTGCTCGGCGCAATGGGGCGATTTCCTGAAGACGCTGGCGTCCGAACTCGACGCTCAGATGAGCGCCGAGGAGAACCGCGCCTTTTTTTATGTGCTCGGCGCCCGCCTGGCTGATCGCCTGAGCCTGCCGC
Proteins encoded in this window:
- a CDS encoding histidine phosphatase family protein, translated to MSLQLTLVRHAKSDWGDGTLSDFERPLSARGLRDAPEMAERWRQRYTPPQLIVSSPARRALTTARIFADVLGLDTARIVEEARIYEAALPMLLTVVRELPADCANVVLFGHNPGFSELQHALARDAGGVLPADVPTCAVTRLALDGANWSAVAADGGRVVDYDYPKRVDH
- a CDS encoding class I SAM-dependent methyltransferase; translated protein: MSTRADPPLPQAASFRLEQDRDRLVLRAEHLPNYAPIGVDWASDDVRRRIRGGKRQLLARAVGLHKYPRTSIVDATAGLGRDAYVLASLGAELTLLERCEQTAALLADALQRVPDDPAISRMRLFATEAVEWLHAHPATADVVLIDPMYPHSGKQALAKKEMQVLRALSGGDEDADALLPAALACATRRVVVKRPLKAPPLANAAPNFRITGSQARYDIYLPARGSTET
- a CDS encoding CoA pyrophosphatase; translation: MDSPVVRKWFEQQTRGVLRPSAVLVPIMRRERELTVLLTRRADHLRSHQGQVSFPGGRSEPDDASAAATALREAWEEVGLRPEAVEICGYLDDYPTLTRFIVTPVVGLVDDVPTLRHDPAEVAEVFEVPLRLLMEPGRFERHVLTRDGLQLPFVQVRYEGQKIWGATAAMLRDLISRLESVTA
- a CDS encoding MazG family protein, giving the protein MNGKNVVLQHALNLQLDAAADGFDWPEALDLFDKIAEELGELRVELESESMDVVRTLDELGDVLFCVVNLARKLQLDPSEALAVANRKFERRYGHVRKYLHELPAVGNPARLAGMEARWQEAKTKEKHGELE